In Meiothermus cerbereus DSM 11376, the DNA window TAACGGAAGCCTGGATGTATTTAGGTAGGATACGCTTGTTGGTGAAGCGGCTGGCCAGGGCCGCGTAGCCTCCTGTGGAGGACTTTTACAACAGCCTCTGAGACCTACTTGGAGCGCAAGCCCGCTGCCATCCTGGCCTACCTGGCCCTGGAGGGCCGCACCCCCCGCGCCCACCTGGCTGGGCTGTTGTGGCCTGAAGTGAGCAGCTCAACCGCCCGGGGCAACCTGCGCAAGCTGCTCTCGAGGCTGCGCGGCTTCGTCGGGGGCGAGTTGGTGCTTACCGACGCGGGCGAGAACGCGCGGGTGCGTGAGGGCGTGGCGGTGGATGCACTCAGGCTCCAACGTCTGGCCTTCGACGGGAGGAAGCGGTCGGGCCTGGGGCGGGAAGGGGGGAAGTGGGGCCTAGAGGAGTACCTGGAGGTCAAGTACGTCTCCTTGGGGCTTTAGGCCTCCTGTGCCTCCCTTTCCATCCGGGGTGCGCGGTCCTCCCCATAAGGCGCCGAGGAGAACCCAGTGGCCGGGTACCGCCTGAAACTTTTGGGGAACGCCACCCTAGAGGTGGAAGGGCAAGTCCCTGTGCGCCTGGAGCGCAAGGTCGCCGGGGTGCTGGCCTATCTGGCCCTGGAGGGCCCTACCCCCCGCTCCCGGCTGGCCGGGCTCTTGTGGCCCGAGGTGCCCGAACACACGGCCCGCAACAACCTGGCCCAGGCCCTGCGCCGACTGCGCCAGGCGGCTGGCGGGTACCAGGCGACCAGCGGGGAGGAGGTGCTGCGGCTTTCGGAGGGCCTCGAGGCCGATGCGGCCCAGATGGTGCTCTTCGCCTTCCAGGGACGGTATGCCGAGGTGCTCGGCCTCGAGGGCGAGCTGCTCAGGGGCCACGACTACGACGACTGCCCCGACTTCGCCGACTGGCTTCTGGCCCAGCGGGAGCACTTGGCGGGGTTGTGGCGTGGGGCTTTGGAGGCCGAGGCCGCACGGCTGGAGCAGGAAGGCGATCTGCGGGGTGCGTTGGCCCAGGCCCTGCGCCTCCAGGAGTCGGACCCCTTTTCCGAGGAGCACCTCCGCCGGGTGATGCGCCTGCACTATCTGCTGGGTGACCGGGGGGCGGCTTTATCCGCTTACCATCGGGGCCAGGAGCGGCTGCGGCGGGAGTTGGGGGTAGACCCCCTGCCCGAGACCCAGGTCCTGAGGCACATGATTGCGCGTGGGACCGTCCTCCCTGGGCCCAAACCGCGACCCCGCCGGGAGATTCCGCTTGCGCTCTTGCAGCCGCCGGTGTTGGCAGGTCGGGAACGAGAGTGGGCCTTGCTGGAAGAAGCCTGGCAAGCCGGCAAGGCCGTCTTTCTCACCGGCGAGCCCGGAGTAGGCAAAACCCGGCTCCTGCGAGACTTCGCCCGCTCCAAAGGCACCTACATCTGGGCGGCGGGCCGGCCGGGAGACCAGGGGACGCCGTTTGGCCTCCAGGCACGGGGCTGGCGGGAGGCCCTCCGGCAGTTTCCCGAGATCCGCCTACCCTCCTGGGCGCGACGGGAGCTTGCCCGTATCCTTCCCGACCTCTTTCCCGAAGCCCCCAGGTCAGGGAAGGACCCCGCCAACCGGCTCCGCCTCTTCGCCGCCATAGCGGAGCTGGTGCGGGAACTGGGAAGGTGCGTGGGCGTGCTGGCGATGGACGACCTGCACTACATGGATGCCGCCAGCGCCGAAGCAGCTGCCTATCTGATGGCCCAGTTCGTGCCCACCCCTCC includes these proteins:
- a CDS encoding AAA family ATPase, with the protein product MAGYRLKLLGNATLEVEGQVPVRLERKVAGVLAYLALEGPTPRSRLAGLLWPEVPEHTARNNLAQALRRLRQAAGGYQATSGEEVLRLSEGLEADAAQMVLFAFQGRYAEVLGLEGELLRGHDYDDCPDFADWLLAQREHLAGLWRGALEAEAARLEQEGDLRGALAQALRLQESDPFSEEHLRRVMRLHYLLGDRGAALSAYHRGQERLRRELGVDPLPETQVLRHMIARGTVLPGPKPRPRREIPLALLQPPVLAGREREWALLEEAWQAGKAVFLTGEPGVGKTRLLRDFARSKGTYIWAAGRPGDQGTPFGLQARGWREALRQFPEIRLPSWARRELARILPDLFPEAPRSGKDPANRLRLFAAIAELVRELGRCVGVLAMDDLHYMDAASAEAAAYLMAQFVPTPPGVPRNLNAYRRGELPAAAQATIDGLVEAGLAVQIVLEPLRPTEVEALLASLDLPDLSPARLAPALCRHAGGNPFFLLETLRALWEAGEWPGKPSRFPTPPRARELIAHRLGTLSSAALRLEGQDRGGHCRGADLLPRNPRARLAVVQARQAGRGGRELPALPREDLSRGASAGPHG